Sequence from the Desulfomonilia bacterium genome:
ATTTTTATTTGCTCAATAAAAAATTTAAGATTACCGTTTAGTCATTATAATATTGGGTGAACAATAATCAGGAGGGATTATGAACCGAATGAAATCATTTTTTTCATTAAAAGGGCTGAGACCGGAAACAATCATAAAGATCACTTCAGCGGCGCTTGTTCTGTCCTTATTCCTGGGCGCGGGATGCGAAAAAATTAAAATGATGAAAGTAAAGAAAATGCTGGGCAACCAGGAAACCGCAGTAAGCGTCATGACAGTCAAGCCGAAGGATACTCCTATTGTTTTCGAGTACATCGGAGAGACCGAAAGTTCCCATATGGTCGAGATCAGGGCAAGGGTCCAGGGGTTCCTCGATCAGCAGCTTTACGAAGAAGGGCGCATGGTAAAGGCAAACCAGCCCATGTTCATTATAGACCAGAAGCCTTTCAAGGCTAACCTGCAGGCGGCAAAAGGACAGCTTGCCCAGCAGGAGGCCAGGCATTCGACCGCACTTGCCAACCTGAACAGGATAAGGCCTCTGGCTGCAAAGAATGCGGTCAGCCAGAAGGATCTTGATGATGCGGTCGGACAGGAGCAGGAAACAGCAGCCGCTGTCATCGCAGCAAAAGCCCAAGTGACAGAGGCTGAACTCAACCTGAGCTACACGGTAATAAGCTCACCGATTGACGGCCTGTCTTCAAACGCCAAGAAGCAGACCGGAAGCTACATATCCGCAGGGCCGGACAGCCTTCTTACATATGTCGCCCAGATTGATCCCATGTGGGTCAACTTCAGCATTTCCGAAAATGAATATCTGAGCCTTGTTAAGCAGACGCAGACAAAAGAAATGATAATACCGGAGTATGGAGACTTCGATGTCGAGATAGTCCTTGCCGATGGCTCCGTTTACCCCCAGAAAGGCAAGCTCATGTTCGCAGACCCGTCCTTCAGTCTTGAAACCGGCACATTCCTTGTAAGGGCTCAGGTCAACAATTCGAAAGGAATGCTGAAACCGGGGGAATTCGTAAGGGTCCGCATGAAGGGAGCAATCAGGCCTAATGCGATTACAGTTGCCAGGAGTTCGGTGCTTCAAGGCGCAAAAGGCAATTTCGTATGGATAATCAAAAACGACGGCAAGGCATCGGTCAGACAGATAGTTCTGGGACAATGGGTCGGCAACGATGTCATAGTCAACAGCGGCCTGTTCGCCGGTGACAAGGTCGTTGTCGACGGTTTCCAGAAGCTTTCGGAAGGCCAGAAAGTCGATAAGATTACCGAGGTCGCCGCTTCCACCGACAACAAACCTCAAAGTGTGTCTGTGGCAAAAACCAAGTAGAAGGGGAGAATAGACATGTTCTCCAAATTCTTTATCGAAAGACCCATATTCGCATCTGTCATATCCCTGATAATAGTTATCGGAGGAGGGGTCGCCCTTTTTAACCTTCCCATCGCTCAGTACCCTGATATCACCCCTCCCTGCATAACCGTCTCGACCGTATATCCCGGCGCAAGCGCGGAAGTCGTATCCGACAATGTCGCAGCCCCGATAGAGCTTCAGGTGAACGGCGCTGACAACATGATCTACATGCAGTCCGCCTCTTCCAGCACGGGCAATATGACGCTGAGCGTATATTTTGATATAGGCACCGATCCGGACATGGCGCAGGTCGATGTTCAGAACAGGGTTCAGACCGCCATGCCGCAGCTGCCTGATTCGGTCCAGCAGCAGGGCGTTCAGGTGCAGAAAAAATCAAGCGCCTTCATGATGATAATCGCGGTATATTCGCCGGGTGGAAGGTATGACCAGAACTATGTCGCCAATTACGCTAACCTTTACGTGCTCGATGCGATAAAGAGGATCGAAGGCGCAAATCAGAGCGCCATTCTGGGCATGCCGGACTATGCGATGAGGATATGGCTAAAACCCGATAGGCTGGTGCAGCTCGGCCTTACCGCAACCGACGTGGCAAACGCCATTAAAAACCAGAACCAGCAATTCGCGGTAGGAAAGATAGGACAGTCTCCGACAAACGGCAGGGTGGAGCAGACTTTCTCCGTGGCGACAAAAGGCAGGCTTACCGAACCCGGCGAGTTTGAAAACATTATTCTGAAGACGCAGCAGAACGGCGCCATAGTACGGCTGAAGGACGTAGGCAGGGCCGAACTCGGTGCAAAGGACTACTCGGTCAGATGCAGGTACAACCGCCAGACCGCCACCCTGATCGCCGTATATCAACAGCCGGGCGCAAATGCAATTGAGGTCTCAAAGAAGGTCAAGGCCACCATCGCCGACCTGTCAAAATCATTCCCCGACGGAATCGCATGCAAGGTATCGCTGGATACGACATCGTTCATCAATGCATCGATCAAAGAAGTCGAGATAACTTTCCTGATCGCCGTTATACTGGTAATCCTGGTCGTATTCCTGTTCCTGCAGAGCTTCAGGGCAACGCTCATCCCGATACTGGCGGTTCCCATATCGATCATAGGCACCGCGGCAGGCATGCTGCTCTTTGACTTTTCAATCAACATGCTGACGCTGTTCGGTATGGTGCTCGCAATCGGTATCGTCGTTGACGACGCCATAGTCGTCGTCGAGAATGTCGAAAGGAACATGACGCAGCACAAGCTGCCTCCCAAGGAGGCGGCGATAAGGGCCATGGAGGAGGTGTCCGGTCCTGTCGTGGCGATCGTGCTCGTGCTGTGCGCCGTCTTTGTCCCGGTCGCCTTTCTTTCGGGAATGACAGGACAGCTCTATAAGCAGTTCGCCATAACCATCGCAATATCCGTCGTGCTGTCCGGGCTCATGGCCTTGACACTGTCTCCTGCAATGGCTGCACTCATACTAAAGGAAAGGGGAGAGTCCAAATTCTTTTTCTTCAAATGGTTCAACAACGCATTCGGAAAATTCACAAACAAATATGTCAGCGGCGTTAGCAAGATCATAGGAAAAAGAAAGGTTAGCCTGATAGTCTTCGCGGTCATGATCATAATTACTGCAATCATGTTTAAAGAGGTCCCGACCTCGTTCGTCCCGACCGAGGATCAGGGCTACCTCTTCGGAATCTCTCTGCTGCCCGATGCTGCAAGCCTAGACAGGACGCAGGACGTGGACAGCAAGGCTGCCGACTTCTTCCTGAAACAACCGGCGG
This genomic interval carries:
- a CDS encoding efflux RND transporter periplasmic adaptor subunit yields the protein MNRMKSFFSLKGLRPETIIKITSAALVLSLFLGAGCEKIKMMKVKKMLGNQETAVSVMTVKPKDTPIVFEYIGETESSHMVEIRARVQGFLDQQLYEEGRMVKANQPMFIIDQKPFKANLQAAKGQLAQQEARHSTALANLNRIRPLAAKNAVSQKDLDDAVGQEQETAAAVIAAKAQVTEAELNLSYTVISSPIDGLSSNAKKQTGSYISAGPDSLLTYVAQIDPMWVNFSISENEYLSLVKQTQTKEMIIPEYGDFDVEIVLADGSVYPQKGKLMFADPSFSLETGTFLVRAQVNNSKGMLKPGEFVRVRMKGAIRPNAITVARSSVLQGAKGNFVWIIKNDGKASVRQIVLGQWVGNDVIVNSGLFAGDKVVVDGFQKLSEGQKVDKITEVAASTDNKPQSVSVAKTK
- a CDS encoding multidrug efflux RND transporter permease subunit gives rise to the protein MFSKFFIERPIFASVISLIIVIGGGVALFNLPIAQYPDITPPCITVSTVYPGASAEVVSDNVAAPIELQVNGADNMIYMQSASSSTGNMTLSVYFDIGTDPDMAQVDVQNRVQTAMPQLPDSVQQQGVQVQKKSSAFMMIIAVYSPGGRYDQNYVANYANLYVLDAIKRIEGANQSAILGMPDYAMRIWLKPDRLVQLGLTATDVANAIKNQNQQFAVGKIGQSPTNGRVEQTFSVATKGRLTEPGEFENIILKTQQNGAIVRLKDVGRAELGAKDYSVRCRYNRQTATLIAVYQQPGANAIEVSKKVKATIADLSKSFPDGIACKVSLDTTSFINASIKEVEITFLIAVILVILVVFLFLQSFRATLIPILAVPISIIGTAAGMLLFDFSINMLTLFGMVLAIGIVVDDAIVVVENVERNMTQHKLPPKEAAIRAMEEVSGPVVAIVLVLCAVFVPVAFLSGMTGQLYKQFAITIAISVVLSGLMALTLSPAMAALILKERGESKFFFFKWFNNAFGKFTNKYVSGVSKIIGKRKVSLIVFAVMIIITAIMFKEVPTSFVPTEDQGYLFGISLLPDAASLDRTQDVDSKAADFFLKQPAVQDVSEFDGYSLIDSQIKTNAGVLFVSLKDFEERKGMKLSAPMLQLAAMLEFRKYKEAQVFPVNPPSIPGLGNMGGFQFWILNKGEGDITKLQEVTDKFVEEAQKRPELASISSTLEAYSQQMWVDVDREKAEALKVPVQDVYQTMQILFGSAYVSQFTKFSRLWQVIVQAESQYRITPESLGMAYVRSNDGNMIPLKAVMTYKYSSGPDIVSRFNNFPASSVTGNAASGYSSGQAIDAMEDVAAKVLPQDFSFSWMGEAFEEKKSGSASSMVFAFGLVMVFLILAAQYEKWSLPLGVLMAVPFALFGAMLAIVLRGIENDIYFQIGLLTLIALAAKNAILIFEFAVDIKKEGKSAVEAAVEAARLRIRPIIMTSLAFILGCVPLAIATGASANSRHSIGTGVIGGMLMASLVAIFFIPMFFVLLSKDKKMDKPNAENEIQKSSGEAV